The genomic region CACCCACAACTCACATCATAATCGAATCCCCACGAGCGTTGCGACGAAATTGTCTCTTAATATTCTTCCATCATTTACCATTTTCTCTCAGCGCCACATTAACCGCACTTATTCATGCTCTTTCCTTTGTTACGTATAGATTCTCCTCGCAGGTTTGATCATAGTGACACATTGCATGTATTATATACGAAAAGGCCATGGGAGGGTAGGCCAGGAGGAAAACATAGACAGTATGGGATGATGTCGTTTATCTCGACCTGAACGATACCGCATTTGCTAGCAGCAGCATGTTTACGAGCTCAGGGAATATGGGGAAGATGAGGACATATTGTCCATTTTTGTTGGTATGATCTGGTGATGTCGAAATGGAAAATGGACTCATGTTTGCTGCTTCGCTGAGGCAATGTGATACTACGGATGTTAATGCGCTGACCTAGAAGGGGCAGCTTGATTAGCTACTTATCAATGATGAAAAAATACCTCGATATAAGAAATGAATTGCCGAAGATACAGGCCCAGACTCAACTCGACGAGTATTTAGACTGATATGAATGTGTAATGTTGATGCTCACGAGAGGTTGTCAAAGCAGGACTCGTGTGCACAGATTCTACTATGTGGACTGCTTTTTTACTCCCATGGTCTTTGGTAGTTTAAAACTCAACTAACGCAAGCTCTCATGCAAGAGCAGCATTCCTTGATATCCATGCTTAGGTTTGAATTCAGATAGGTTTTGTCTAATAACTCCACGCGTGCGTTCAAGTTAACCTCCACTGTAACTAGAGGCTCACCAAGTCCGCTAGTGAAGCACCACCAGCCTCCACCCGGTCCTTGGCTCAGGGTAGCCGTCCACTCACCGTGTTCCGGCTAACGGAAGCTTCCTCAGGGCAGGTCCACTTTCTTACCGTATCGGTAGCCCAAGCGACCCTGATTTCCCCAAGCTTCATCACAATAAACATTCACTTGATACTATCAATCCCGAACCTGTTTAATCCATCGTGCGACAGACTGTGACGGATATCACTATGTCCACGCTACAACGCTCACGATCACTTCGAAAACCTGCTTCTTCCACCACAACCACTGCCACTGCTAATGCGAACGCCCCAGACGGTTCACCGAGTCGCCTTCCTGTAAAGCCCTTGACTCGAAGTGCGACGACATCTAGCAATGCGAGAACATTGAGAAATGGAACAACCACAGGACTCTCCAGGGCGACGTCTGTTCGACAGCCTGCTAAACCAGTAACATCTGAGCCTGCGAAGAGGGAAACTCGATATCCCCCCTCAACCACGACTACAAGACCTCGACCAGCGGTGAGACCGACCTCGGCAGATGGCCCGACTCAAGCAACTAGAAAGGCACCTGCCCCTACACATACGCGCGCAAAGAGTACTGCTACTGGCTTGAGAAATGCGCCAGTCTTGAgacctccttcttctggttCGTCAGCTAGCAGCACCACTACCACGACGACCACCCGTCCTACTCGGTCGTCGACAACTTCCACCAACGAGAAGCTCTCAGGCGCCGCACCACGCCTTCGCCCGGCCTTCTCAACTCTCCAGCAACACTACTCACCAGCCAAGTCCTCTGCGCCCAAACCACTGACATCAACATTCCTCGCTCCGCCATCGCCGTCCAAACTTCCGGCCAACGTCGCTGCATCCGCCGAGACAAGTCGGTTGCAAACCGAGCTTCTGCAACTTCATCTTTTGCATCGAGATGCACCGACCGTTGATGCTACCTGGAGGGCTAGTGCCCAGCGCAAACTTGGGGAGCGATTTTCAGAGCTTGCTAGCGCGAGCAAACAGATCGATGACCAGGAGAAGGCAGAGGTTGAGAGGGAGAACATCCTGGCACTCCGTAAGTGGGCTGTTGGCGGTGGCCTGGAAGAGCGCATACAAATCCTAGATGCAGCCATAGCTGGTCTATGGGCGCTGGAGGAACCCGGTGGTCGTTATGCTAGGGTTGTAAGGCGATTTGAACGATGGGTTGATCGCATGTGCGAAATCGAAGAAGCGAGACGTGCAGGCGGAGCTCTAATTCAGGAGAACGACGTGCTGTTTATTGGCGAACTTGATTCTGCATGGAAGGACGAATGCGCTGGCTTGGTACGACGACTGGATACCATAAAGCGACAGCTCGATCAATTGGGAGATTTTGCCCGTGATGACCAAGAGGGAGAATCCAAAGATCAATCAAGTCTGCAACGCATGGTAGAAGGGTCAAGGGAGCTCGTGCAGGGCATGCTGACTGAACTGGCTGTCATGGACGATATTGAGCGGGATGCGCTTGCGCGTGAAGATGAGTGGATTGAGAGAATGAACCGAGACGATGAAATGGAAGATACCCCAAGAGCCGGAGCAGTTTGGAGAGCCGTGTAAGACATTGTTCAAGTTTACAATGTTCCGCGCGCGAGTTTTGGACATCAGATAAACGGCATATCACCTAGATCAGCGACATCATAGCAGATGATGCACTTTCTCCATTTTACGTATAGACTCATTTTTAATCATATTTGGGACTGAGCTGCTCTAGCTATGTCAGTTGGCCTCGAAACGAGAACATGACCAGCAGAATGGACCctctatctcttccttgTGCGTACTGGCCTAGATCGATCGGATATCAAGTTAAAACGGACATTGGTAAATCAACCACAATTCTTTCAGACCCCTCTTCTCTAACTCGAAATCATGTTGTTGAAATTTGTTtggattttttttttactttgATTTTCGGTGTCATAGCATTTGGGAAATTCCCTACCTCAAAACAAACGCCTCTAAATGATGCCCACGCAAAAACGAAGTATCATCGTTGGGATATAGCAGTCATAAATGGTACTTAGGGGTTCATCGATCAGGACCGGATGCGATATAGCATTGCCGTCTATATCCTTGCCGATTGGGAGATTTGATGCgtcttatagtattttaagtCCTCCCAATATCGTGAGGGACGTTAAAAGGAATGATGAATTGGAAGCTGAGCATCCAGCTCCCCTGCGATTTTCGCACGATGCCAGACTCCATCTAGTGCGACAGCACGTTGATGTGGTTTGCATGCTATGGTGAGTCAGGCTCAAGCTCAAAGACTGGGTAGAGGTGCTTGTTATTAAAGCTAGCTTGGGTGATGGTATCAGAGGAAAGCCCTTCGCGGAAAGCTGACGCCCTCGACAGCAGGCTCGTCGACGAACCAACTGCAGCGTTCACCAGTGCCCTCATTGACAAGAGTGCAAGGCAGACCACCGTCGGTATCGAAGATCTGCTTCATGATGTCCTTCTTGCCGCCGCCAGTAGCGACGAACGCGACACGAACGGAGTGGTTGACGACTGGAAGAGTGAGGGTGATGCGCTTGGGAGGAGGCTTAGGGGAGTCTTCAATGGGAGCAACCCAGGCGTCGACTTCACGGAGCAGTTCATGGCCAGGGAAAAGAGAGCAGGTGTGTCCGTCGGGTCCGCagccgaggaggaggaggtcgAAGATAGGCAGACGGACCGAGTCGCGGCTGGCGAAGCTGGCAACGAGTGTCTTCTCGTACTGGTCGGCAAGTTCTTGCAGGTCGTTCAAGTGTTCTGTGTCGATGGGGTGCACGGTGGGCTTCTGGTCCTCGGGGATCTTGTCCAGAAgttccttcttgagaagggcATAGTTGGAGTCTTCGTGGTCGAGGGGCACAGCGCGCTCATCTGCAAAGAAGATTTCCCAGCGCTTGAAATCGACGACATCGTTGGGGCCCGAAGAGGGGGCCAGGAGGGCTTGGGCGAGCGTCTTGGGGAGCGAACCACCAGATACACCCACTTTGAAAGCGCCGTGCCGGGCGATGCCGGCAGCTTGGCTCTGGATAACATAAGAACGCAGCGCCGGGGCGAGGGCGTCAACGTTGCGAAATGCGAAAAGGTTTGGTTGTGTTTTACCCATGGTGACGTTTGTGGTGCGGGTTTTGAAGCTTGCGGTGAGTTGTGACGATGTGGGAGAGGGAGATGAAAAATGACGGAACAAGGAGAGAGACGAAGAAAGACCGAGGTGCGTGGTTTTCCTACAGCTCTGATTGATCCTTGACACAGGTGAGAGAAGATGTAAGTGTGTCAAGGgtataaggtaggtaggcaaGGCAATCGACTCAGATAAATTATCAGGATGTTGTTTAAACGTTGTGGGATAATTTGATAATGCTGTAGGTATAGTCTACGAGAGGCGGGGTTCCATGGAAGTCACAGTGGGCCTTTTTTCTAGTTTCTGGTAGGTACGGTAGTATTGGGTACCTACTTCGTCATCGTAGTGGATCAAACTCCTGTTGGTAAATGTCGACCCAGACATGGAGTAAGAGCACTCAAGACGGGGAAAGACCTCCCCACGAGTAGAGTAACTTACTTGCCTGACCGTGGGTGGGCGGAAAGACGGGGGTTGGGAGGAGCGAAAACGGTCTCACAATGGCTTCCTTGGTACCTCGAAAGCTTCGATGATAGTTGAGGGCAATCAGAATGATGAAGCTCAGTGGGAGCTTACAGTTAGATCAGTCTCCAGTACAGAAGACGATATGATGAGTGCAGTGGCGTGCTAGACACCTGTAGAGTACTGCACAGCAAGGTACTATGTAGTTAGTTAGGATAAGTAGGCTTTGACTTTCTGACACTGGCATATCTGAATCGTGTATGGCTGGTTTCTGTTTCTAGATAACGCAGGTCAACCATGGGGCAGTTTAGCCGCGTGGTGTCCCGTTGAGAAAAGCTTATCGGATTGCCGTTTGTTCCCAGTCGTCGTCAAGGTAATAAGAGTTGGCATGGGGATGAGTGAGGAAGGCTAAGTCCTCCTTATGGAATGATTGGACTTGAGCTTGGTTTGGTGGTAGGTCCCGTCTAGGAATATTATCAATGACGAAGGCTGATGAGAAATCGTCATCTAAGTTGCTTGGGAATCTTGGAGAGAGATCTTTAAGCATATTAGATCTGACTTACAGCGGCTTGACATGTGGTCTTAAGTTGCTGACGTGCTATTGAGCCCTACCTAACCTAACTAACCCTTGTCAAAGCAATGGAAGCCAAGCGACCTAAGAGGCAACCAAAGTAGCATCATCATTACCGGGTGGTGACACAGCACAGAGCCAATAGTCAGCCAGACAGCTCCTCGACAGCTCCGAATCTTGTCGTCGGTTTCGATCGTTTTTGGTACATGGCTAGATATGTGTTGAAGGATCAATTATCTATCCGTGAATACCACAAAAGAAGCACGGGCCAATTGAGCTGGGCAAGATGTCTGGACTCATGCATGCAAGGAACAGGCAGTATAAACGTCCAAATCTGACGTCTTCCTCCCTTCATCCTCTGATAAGGATACCCAGGTGTAGGGAGCGTTCCCGTGGCTTGAGGTAGGGTACTGTAGATAGGGTCAATAGTGCGTTCTCAAGCATGTGCTTGTCCGGCTCGGCGGAGCTTTTACTGACGGACGGGTGATTTCATGACGTATGTCCGGCTAAGAGGGCACAGCTAGCCGTTCCGTTGCAAAGCATCGTGGACGGTGGTTGTGCTCTTTAGCTCTTGTCTCATGAGGGAGGGAGGCTGTCAACTTATACCGACTTCACTGATCACCTTGGGGCAGAGCATTCATGGGTGAAAGGAGGCATGTCAGTCTTATATCCAGTATCTATGCCCTGTCGTATAATTGATTACCTGCGGTGCTTTCTATTCAGTGTGCATCTCTGTGGGTGTATGTGTGTAAGTCGCTATGAgctccatcatggctggccaGCCCTGGCAGAATTTTCCAGGGCAGATGCCGGCTGGTTAAACCCTCGTCCATCTGGTCCCTGGTCTGCCCCTCCAATGGACCCCTCCAAGATTCTGACCCCTCTAGCCCCCTCCATTTATGCAATTCTCAGGTGAATAGATACAGTATCCATGTAGGACATGGACGTCTCTAGAAGCCTCCAGCAGCTTCATTCTCCGTAATCCTCAGGTCATTCGTGAACACCAGAGTCTCACGGAGGAGCATCCGCTCAAACGATATATTCCGCGTCGCCTGATTTGTACCCGAGCTATAGACCATGCTGTCGAAGAAACATTTCAAGACCTCCTCAACTGAGGGGTAACAACAAGTCTCTCAAGATCGTGTAAGAAACGGTGAGTGTATGTGCTTGTTCCTACTACACTCTCATGCATGCAGGGCATTAGCAGGGTCGTTGGCACTCGAATCGACGTCGACTTATGACATGGGCCCGTCAAGTCGGCATCCGA from Fusarium oxysporum Fo47 chromosome III, complete sequence harbors:
- a CDS encoding glucosamine-6-phosphate isomerases/6-phosphogluconolactonase-domain-containing protein, which gives rise to MGKTQPNLFAFRNVDALAPALRSYVIQSQAAGIARHGAFKVGVSGGSLPKTLAQALLAPSSGPNDVVDFKRWEIFFADERAVPLDHEDSNYALLKKELLDKIPEDQKPTVHPIDTEHLNDLQELADQYEKTLVASFASRDSVRLPIFDLLLLGCGPDGHTCSLFPGHELLREVDAWVAPIEDSPKPPPKRITLTLPVVNHSVRVAFVATGGGKKDIMKQIFDTDGGLPCTLVNEGTGERCSWFVDEPAVEGVSFPRRAFL